From a region of the Ficedula albicollis isolate OC2 chromosome 1A, FicAlb1.5, whole genome shotgun sequence genome:
- the OSBPL8 gene encoding oxysterol-binding protein-related protein 8 isoform X1 — protein MENVPVDGELDRNSHHGENKDSPGPSTVVTNSDEQPITPGKMNQHQGKEAYFTPTKELLQPCLSPGTAHSHGFDKGKDDALQSKDDSAYSMSKSKSETKLFNGSEKDISQSASKLTKKESLKVQKKNYREEKKRATRELLSTITDPSVIVMADWLKIRGTLKSWTKLWCVLKPGVLLLYKTPKNDQWVGTVLLNVCELIERPSKKDGFCFKLFHPLEQTIWATKGPRGEAVGAITLPLPGSYLIVRAASESDGRCWMDALELALKCSSLLKRTMIREGKEHDLNSSADSTHVSFYGLLRANNLHSGENLPLNDSEIDRQPFKDQDTYSDKSDKENDHDHEESENDALGKSEESDSDTSERQDDSYVDPEPADVRETTYLEQSHEELGEAGEAAQTEEVSEENKSFIWTLLKQVRPGMDLSKVVLPTFILEPRSFLDKLSDYYYHADFLSEAALEENAYNRMKKVVKWYLSGFYKKPKGLKKPYNPILGEFFRCMWIHPRTNSKTFYIAEQVSHHPPISAFYVSNRKDGFCLSGSILAKSKFYGNSLSAILDGEGRLTFLNRGEDYVMTMPYAHCKGILYGTMTLELGGIVNITCEKTGYSATIEFKLKPFLGNNDSVNQISGRIKLGKEVLAVLEGHWDSEVTISDKKTGVSETFWNPTSDIKQRRLHRYTVKFEEQDDFESEKLWQQVTKAINNKDQTEATQEKYILEEAQRKSAKERKLKGEAWTCKLFDQDAVTGEWHYKYADTRPWDPLNDMIQFEKDGTIQTKVRHRTPMVTVPKIKRKPGSQKMAECGFSSPEPDNQDSSGSEAQLKHNTRIRKKGAELGELQSAIESIKETQEDIKREIMALRNRVISNSSPWDYHSLQFKHYVFIVLMVLLQLIINFLFK, from the exons GTTTTGACAAAGGGAAGGACGATGCATTACAAAGTAAAGATGATTCAGCGTATTCTATGTCAAAAAGCAAG TCTGAAACCAAGCTTTTCAATGGCTCTGAGAAGGACATCTCTCAATCTGCAAGCAAACTTACAAAAAAAGAATCTCTCAAG gttcagaagaaaaactacagagaagaaaagaagagagcCACGAGAGAATTACTTAGCACGATCACGGACCCCTCAGTTATTGTTATGGCTGACTGGTTGAAG ATTCGTGGTACCTTGAAAAGCTGGACCAAACTGTGGTGTGTACTGAAACCAGGAGTGTTGCTTCTTTACAAAACTCCCAAAAATGACCAGTGGGTAGGAACAGTGCTGCTGAACGTTTGTGAACTCATCGAGAGGCCTTCTAAAAAAGATGGCTTTTGTTTCAAACTTTTTCATCCTTTGGAGCAGACCATATGGGCTACAAAG GGTCCTAGAGGTGAAGCAGTTGGTGCTATAACTCTGCCATTGCCTGGCAGTTACTTGATCGTCCGAGCTGCTTCAGAATCAGATG GCAGGTGTTGGATGGATGCTTTGGAGCTGGCACTGAAATGTTCAAGTCTCCTTAAACGTACAATGATTAGGGAAGGTAAAGAACACGATTTGAACTCCTCAGCCGACAGTACTCATGTTTCTTTCTATGGTCTGCTTCGTGCTAACAACTTGCACAGTGGAGAAAACTTACC GTTAAATGACAGTGAAATTGACAGGCAACCCTTCAAAGATCAAGATACGTACTCTGACAAGTCTGATAAGGAAAATGACCACGACCACGAGGAATCTGAAAACGATGCGTTGGGGAAAAGTGAAGAAAGCGATAGTGACACATCAGAGCGACAGGATGATTCTTATGTTGATCCAGAACCAGCTGATGTCAGGGAAACTACTTACTTAGAACAGAGTCATGAAGAACTTGGGGAG gcaggagaggctgctcaGACAGAAGAAGtgtcagaagaaaacaaaagtttcaTCTGGACGCTATTGAAGCAAGTCCGGCCAGGAATGGACTTGTCCAAGGTTGTACTGCCTACGTTTATTTTGGAACCTCGCTCTTTCCTGGACAAGCTGTCTGATTACTACTACCATGCAGACTTCCTGTCTGA agctgctcttgaaGAGAATGCTTACAATCGTATGAAAAAAGTAGTGAAGTGGTATTTGTCAGGATTCTATAAAAAGCCAAAG GGACTAAAAAAGCCGTACAATCCTATACTTGGAGAGTTTTTCCGCTGCATGTGGATTCATCCAAGGACAAACAGCAAGACTTTTTATATTGCAGAACAG GTGTCACATCATCCTCCAATATCTGCCTTCTACGTTAGCAACCGCAAGGATGGTTTTTGCCTTAGTGGTAGCATTCTGGCCAAATCAAAATTCTATG GGAATTCACTATCTGCCATACTAGACGGAGAAGGACGGCTAACGTTTCTAAATAGGGGAGAAGATTATGTAATGACAATGCCATATGCCCATTGTAAAG GAATTCTTTATGGAACAATGACCTTAGAGCTTGGGGGAATAGTCAACATCACCTGTGAGAAAACTGGCTACAGTGCAACAATTGAATTCAAACTCAAG cctTTTTTGGGTAACAATGACAGTGTTAACCAAATATCAGGGAGAATTAAGCTTGGCAAAGAAGTTCTGGCTGTTTTAGAGGGCCATTGG GACAGTGAAGTTACTATTAGTGACAAGAAGACAGGTGTTTCAGAGACATTCTGGAACCCAACATCTGATATAAAGCAGCGTAGATTACATAGATACACTGTGAAGTTTGAAGAGCAAGATGACTTCGAGTCAGAGAA GCTTTGGCAGCAAGTGACAAAAGCAATAAACAATAAAGACCAAACAGAAGCTACTCAGGAGAAATATATTCTGGAAGAAGCTCAGAGAAAGAGTGCCAAAGAGAGGAAACTTAAGGGTGAAGCGTGGACATGCAAGCTGTTTGATCAGGATGCAGTCACAGGAGAATGGCACTACAAATATGCTGA TACAAGACCATGGGACCCTTTGAATGATATGATCCAGTTTGAAAAAGATGGCACAATCCAGACAAAAGTTCGACATCGGACACCAATG GTTACTGTTCCAAAAATCAAACGAAAGCCAGGCAGTCAGAAGATGGCAGAGTGTGGTTTCTCATCCCCAGAGCCTGATAACCAGGATTCCTCTGGGAGTGAAG CACAACTGAAGCATAATacaagaataaggaaaaaaggggCAGAACTTGGTGAACTACAGAGTGCCATTGAATCTATAAAGGAGACGCAGGAAGACATTAAGAG GGAGATCATGGCACTACGAAATAGAGTCATTTCTAATTCATCACCCTGGGACTACCATTCCCTGCAGTTTAAGCACTATGTCTTCATTGTACTCATGGTTCTGCTACAGCTTATCATTAATTTCTTGTTCAAATAA
- the OSBPL8 gene encoding oxysterol-binding protein-related protein 8 isoform X3, translating into MNQHQGKEAYFTPTKELLQPCLSPGTAHSHGFDKGKDDALQSKDDSAYSMSKSKSETKLFNGSEKDISQSASKLTKKESLKVQKKNYREEKKRATRELLSTITDPSVIVMADWLKIRGTLKSWTKLWCVLKPGVLLLYKTPKNDQWVGTVLLNVCELIERPSKKDGFCFKLFHPLEQTIWATKGPRGEAVGAITLPLPGSYLIVRAASESDGRCWMDALELALKCSSLLKRTMIREGKEHDLNSSADSTHVSFYGLLRANNLHSGENLPLNDSEIDRQPFKDQDTYSDKSDKENDHDHEESENDALGKSEESDSDTSERQDDSYVDPEPADVRETTYLEQSHEELGEAGEAAQTEEVSEENKSFIWTLLKQVRPGMDLSKVVLPTFILEPRSFLDKLSDYYYHADFLSEAALEENAYNRMKKVVKWYLSGFYKKPKGLKKPYNPILGEFFRCMWIHPRTNSKTFYIAEQVSHHPPISAFYVSNRKDGFCLSGSILAKSKFYGNSLSAILDGEGRLTFLNRGEDYVMTMPYAHCKGILYGTMTLELGGIVNITCEKTGYSATIEFKLKPFLGNNDSVNQISGRIKLGKEVLAVLEGHWDSEVTISDKKTGVSETFWNPTSDIKQRRLHRYTVKFEEQDDFESEKLWQQVTKAINNKDQTEATQEKYILEEAQRKSAKERKLKGEAWTCKLFDQDAVTGEWHYKYADTRPWDPLNDMIQFEKDGTIQTKVRHRTPMVTVPKIKRKPGSQKMAECGFSSPEPDNQDSSGSEAQLKHNTRIRKKGAELGELQSAIESIKETQEDIKREIMALRNRVISNSSPWDYHSLQFKHYVFIVLMVLLQLIINFLFK; encoded by the exons GTTTTGACAAAGGGAAGGACGATGCATTACAAAGTAAAGATGATTCAGCGTATTCTATGTCAAAAAGCAAG TCTGAAACCAAGCTTTTCAATGGCTCTGAGAAGGACATCTCTCAATCTGCAAGCAAACTTACAAAAAAAGAATCTCTCAAG gttcagaagaaaaactacagagaagaaaagaagagagcCACGAGAGAATTACTTAGCACGATCACGGACCCCTCAGTTATTGTTATGGCTGACTGGTTGAAG ATTCGTGGTACCTTGAAAAGCTGGACCAAACTGTGGTGTGTACTGAAACCAGGAGTGTTGCTTCTTTACAAAACTCCCAAAAATGACCAGTGGGTAGGAACAGTGCTGCTGAACGTTTGTGAACTCATCGAGAGGCCTTCTAAAAAAGATGGCTTTTGTTTCAAACTTTTTCATCCTTTGGAGCAGACCATATGGGCTACAAAG GGTCCTAGAGGTGAAGCAGTTGGTGCTATAACTCTGCCATTGCCTGGCAGTTACTTGATCGTCCGAGCTGCTTCAGAATCAGATG GCAGGTGTTGGATGGATGCTTTGGAGCTGGCACTGAAATGTTCAAGTCTCCTTAAACGTACAATGATTAGGGAAGGTAAAGAACACGATTTGAACTCCTCAGCCGACAGTACTCATGTTTCTTTCTATGGTCTGCTTCGTGCTAACAACTTGCACAGTGGAGAAAACTTACC GTTAAATGACAGTGAAATTGACAGGCAACCCTTCAAAGATCAAGATACGTACTCTGACAAGTCTGATAAGGAAAATGACCACGACCACGAGGAATCTGAAAACGATGCGTTGGGGAAAAGTGAAGAAAGCGATAGTGACACATCAGAGCGACAGGATGATTCTTATGTTGATCCAGAACCAGCTGATGTCAGGGAAACTACTTACTTAGAACAGAGTCATGAAGAACTTGGGGAG gcaggagaggctgctcaGACAGAAGAAGtgtcagaagaaaacaaaagtttcaTCTGGACGCTATTGAAGCAAGTCCGGCCAGGAATGGACTTGTCCAAGGTTGTACTGCCTACGTTTATTTTGGAACCTCGCTCTTTCCTGGACAAGCTGTCTGATTACTACTACCATGCAGACTTCCTGTCTGA agctgctcttgaaGAGAATGCTTACAATCGTATGAAAAAAGTAGTGAAGTGGTATTTGTCAGGATTCTATAAAAAGCCAAAG GGACTAAAAAAGCCGTACAATCCTATACTTGGAGAGTTTTTCCGCTGCATGTGGATTCATCCAAGGACAAACAGCAAGACTTTTTATATTGCAGAACAG GTGTCACATCATCCTCCAATATCTGCCTTCTACGTTAGCAACCGCAAGGATGGTTTTTGCCTTAGTGGTAGCATTCTGGCCAAATCAAAATTCTATG GGAATTCACTATCTGCCATACTAGACGGAGAAGGACGGCTAACGTTTCTAAATAGGGGAGAAGATTATGTAATGACAATGCCATATGCCCATTGTAAAG GAATTCTTTATGGAACAATGACCTTAGAGCTTGGGGGAATAGTCAACATCACCTGTGAGAAAACTGGCTACAGTGCAACAATTGAATTCAAACTCAAG cctTTTTTGGGTAACAATGACAGTGTTAACCAAATATCAGGGAGAATTAAGCTTGGCAAAGAAGTTCTGGCTGTTTTAGAGGGCCATTGG GACAGTGAAGTTACTATTAGTGACAAGAAGACAGGTGTTTCAGAGACATTCTGGAACCCAACATCTGATATAAAGCAGCGTAGATTACATAGATACACTGTGAAGTTTGAAGAGCAAGATGACTTCGAGTCAGAGAA GCTTTGGCAGCAAGTGACAAAAGCAATAAACAATAAAGACCAAACAGAAGCTACTCAGGAGAAATATATTCTGGAAGAAGCTCAGAGAAAGAGTGCCAAAGAGAGGAAACTTAAGGGTGAAGCGTGGACATGCAAGCTGTTTGATCAGGATGCAGTCACAGGAGAATGGCACTACAAATATGCTGA TACAAGACCATGGGACCCTTTGAATGATATGATCCAGTTTGAAAAAGATGGCACAATCCAGACAAAAGTTCGACATCGGACACCAATG GTTACTGTTCCAAAAATCAAACGAAAGCCAGGCAGTCAGAAGATGGCAGAGTGTGGTTTCTCATCCCCAGAGCCTGATAACCAGGATTCCTCTGGGAGTGAAG CACAACTGAAGCATAATacaagaataaggaaaaaaggggCAGAACTTGGTGAACTACAGAGTGCCATTGAATCTATAAAGGAGACGCAGGAAGACATTAAGAG GGAGATCATGGCACTACGAAATAGAGTCATTTCTAATTCATCACCCTGGGACTACCATTCCCTGCAGTTTAAGCACTATGTCTTCATTGTACTCATGGTTCTGCTACAGCTTATCATTAATTTCTTGTTCAAATAA
- the OSBPL8 gene encoding oxysterol-binding protein-related protein 8 isoform X4 yields the protein MSHRSETKLFNGSEKDISQSASKLTKKESLKVQKKNYREEKKRATRELLSTITDPSVIVMADWLKIRGTLKSWTKLWCVLKPGVLLLYKTPKNDQWVGTVLLNVCELIERPSKKDGFCFKLFHPLEQTIWATKGPRGEAVGAITLPLPGSYLIVRAASESDGRCWMDALELALKCSSLLKRTMIREGKEHDLNSSADSTHVSFYGLLRANNLHSGENLPLNDSEIDRQPFKDQDTYSDKSDKENDHDHEESENDALGKSEESDSDTSERQDDSYVDPEPADVRETTYLEQSHEELGEAGEAAQTEEVSEENKSFIWTLLKQVRPGMDLSKVVLPTFILEPRSFLDKLSDYYYHADFLSEAALEENAYNRMKKVVKWYLSGFYKKPKGLKKPYNPILGEFFRCMWIHPRTNSKTFYIAEQVSHHPPISAFYVSNRKDGFCLSGSILAKSKFYGNSLSAILDGEGRLTFLNRGEDYVMTMPYAHCKGILYGTMTLELGGIVNITCEKTGYSATIEFKLKPFLGNNDSVNQISGRIKLGKEVLAVLEGHWDSEVTISDKKTGVSETFWNPTSDIKQRRLHRYTVKFEEQDDFESEKLWQQVTKAINNKDQTEATQEKYILEEAQRKSAKERKLKGEAWTCKLFDQDAVTGEWHYKYADTRPWDPLNDMIQFEKDGTIQTKVRHRTPMVTVPKIKRKPGSQKMAECGFSSPEPDNQDSSGSEAQLKHNTRIRKKGAELGELQSAIESIKETQEDIKREIMALRNRVISNSSPWDYHSLQFKHYVFIVLMVLLQLIINFLFK from the exons ATGAGTCACAGG TCTGAAACCAAGCTTTTCAATGGCTCTGAGAAGGACATCTCTCAATCTGCAAGCAAACTTACAAAAAAAGAATCTCTCAAG gttcagaagaaaaactacagagaagaaaagaagagagcCACGAGAGAATTACTTAGCACGATCACGGACCCCTCAGTTATTGTTATGGCTGACTGGTTGAAG ATTCGTGGTACCTTGAAAAGCTGGACCAAACTGTGGTGTGTACTGAAACCAGGAGTGTTGCTTCTTTACAAAACTCCCAAAAATGACCAGTGGGTAGGAACAGTGCTGCTGAACGTTTGTGAACTCATCGAGAGGCCTTCTAAAAAAGATGGCTTTTGTTTCAAACTTTTTCATCCTTTGGAGCAGACCATATGGGCTACAAAG GGTCCTAGAGGTGAAGCAGTTGGTGCTATAACTCTGCCATTGCCTGGCAGTTACTTGATCGTCCGAGCTGCTTCAGAATCAGATG GCAGGTGTTGGATGGATGCTTTGGAGCTGGCACTGAAATGTTCAAGTCTCCTTAAACGTACAATGATTAGGGAAGGTAAAGAACACGATTTGAACTCCTCAGCCGACAGTACTCATGTTTCTTTCTATGGTCTGCTTCGTGCTAACAACTTGCACAGTGGAGAAAACTTACC GTTAAATGACAGTGAAATTGACAGGCAACCCTTCAAAGATCAAGATACGTACTCTGACAAGTCTGATAAGGAAAATGACCACGACCACGAGGAATCTGAAAACGATGCGTTGGGGAAAAGTGAAGAAAGCGATAGTGACACATCAGAGCGACAGGATGATTCTTATGTTGATCCAGAACCAGCTGATGTCAGGGAAACTACTTACTTAGAACAGAGTCATGAAGAACTTGGGGAG gcaggagaggctgctcaGACAGAAGAAGtgtcagaagaaaacaaaagtttcaTCTGGACGCTATTGAAGCAAGTCCGGCCAGGAATGGACTTGTCCAAGGTTGTACTGCCTACGTTTATTTTGGAACCTCGCTCTTTCCTGGACAAGCTGTCTGATTACTACTACCATGCAGACTTCCTGTCTGA agctgctcttgaaGAGAATGCTTACAATCGTATGAAAAAAGTAGTGAAGTGGTATTTGTCAGGATTCTATAAAAAGCCAAAG GGACTAAAAAAGCCGTACAATCCTATACTTGGAGAGTTTTTCCGCTGCATGTGGATTCATCCAAGGACAAACAGCAAGACTTTTTATATTGCAGAACAG GTGTCACATCATCCTCCAATATCTGCCTTCTACGTTAGCAACCGCAAGGATGGTTTTTGCCTTAGTGGTAGCATTCTGGCCAAATCAAAATTCTATG GGAATTCACTATCTGCCATACTAGACGGAGAAGGACGGCTAACGTTTCTAAATAGGGGAGAAGATTATGTAATGACAATGCCATATGCCCATTGTAAAG GAATTCTTTATGGAACAATGACCTTAGAGCTTGGGGGAATAGTCAACATCACCTGTGAGAAAACTGGCTACAGTGCAACAATTGAATTCAAACTCAAG cctTTTTTGGGTAACAATGACAGTGTTAACCAAATATCAGGGAGAATTAAGCTTGGCAAAGAAGTTCTGGCTGTTTTAGAGGGCCATTGG GACAGTGAAGTTACTATTAGTGACAAGAAGACAGGTGTTTCAGAGACATTCTGGAACCCAACATCTGATATAAAGCAGCGTAGATTACATAGATACACTGTGAAGTTTGAAGAGCAAGATGACTTCGAGTCAGAGAA GCTTTGGCAGCAAGTGACAAAAGCAATAAACAATAAAGACCAAACAGAAGCTACTCAGGAGAAATATATTCTGGAAGAAGCTCAGAGAAAGAGTGCCAAAGAGAGGAAACTTAAGGGTGAAGCGTGGACATGCAAGCTGTTTGATCAGGATGCAGTCACAGGAGAATGGCACTACAAATATGCTGA TACAAGACCATGGGACCCTTTGAATGATATGATCCAGTTTGAAAAAGATGGCACAATCCAGACAAAAGTTCGACATCGGACACCAATG GTTACTGTTCCAAAAATCAAACGAAAGCCAGGCAGTCAGAAGATGGCAGAGTGTGGTTTCTCATCCCCAGAGCCTGATAACCAGGATTCCTCTGGGAGTGAAG CACAACTGAAGCATAATacaagaataaggaaaaaaggggCAGAACTTGGTGAACTACAGAGTGCCATTGAATCTATAAAGGAGACGCAGGAAGACATTAAGAG GGAGATCATGGCACTACGAAATAGAGTCATTTCTAATTCATCACCCTGGGACTACCATTCCCTGCAGTTTAAGCACTATGTCTTCATTGTACTCATGGTTCTGCTACAGCTTATCATTAATTTCTTGTTCAAATAA
- the OSBPL8 gene encoding oxysterol-binding protein-related protein 8 isoform X2, producing the protein MENVPVDGELDRNSHHGENKDSPGPSIVTNSDEQPITPGKMNQHQGKEAYFTPTKELLQPCLSPGTAHSHGFDKGKDDALQSKDDSAYSMSKSKSETKLFNGSEKDISQSASKLTKKESLKVQKKNYREEKKRATRELLSTITDPSVIVMADWLKIRGTLKSWTKLWCVLKPGVLLLYKTPKNDQWVGTVLLNVCELIERPSKKDGFCFKLFHPLEQTIWATKGPRGEAVGAITLPLPGSYLIVRAASESDGRCWMDALELALKCSSLLKRTMIREGKEHDLNSSADSTHVSFYGLLRANNLHSGENLPLNDSEIDRQPFKDQDTYSDKSDKENDHDHEESENDALGKSEESDSDTSERQDDSYVDPEPADVRETTYLEQSHEELGEAGEAAQTEEVSEENKSFIWTLLKQVRPGMDLSKVVLPTFILEPRSFLDKLSDYYYHADFLSEAALEENAYNRMKKVVKWYLSGFYKKPKGLKKPYNPILGEFFRCMWIHPRTNSKTFYIAEQVSHHPPISAFYVSNRKDGFCLSGSILAKSKFYGNSLSAILDGEGRLTFLNRGEDYVMTMPYAHCKGILYGTMTLELGGIVNITCEKTGYSATIEFKLKPFLGNNDSVNQISGRIKLGKEVLAVLEGHWDSEVTISDKKTGVSETFWNPTSDIKQRRLHRYTVKFEEQDDFESEKLWQQVTKAINNKDQTEATQEKYILEEAQRKSAKERKLKGEAWTCKLFDQDAVTGEWHYKYADTRPWDPLNDMIQFEKDGTIQTKVRHRTPMVTVPKIKRKPGSQKMAECGFSSPEPDNQDSSGSEAQLKHNTRIRKKGAELGELQSAIESIKETQEDIKREIMALRNRVISNSSPWDYHSLQFKHYVFIVLMVLLQLIINFLFK; encoded by the exons GTTTTGACAAAGGGAAGGACGATGCATTACAAAGTAAAGATGATTCAGCGTATTCTATGTCAAAAAGCAAG TCTGAAACCAAGCTTTTCAATGGCTCTGAGAAGGACATCTCTCAATCTGCAAGCAAACTTACAAAAAAAGAATCTCTCAAG gttcagaagaaaaactacagagaagaaaagaagagagcCACGAGAGAATTACTTAGCACGATCACGGACCCCTCAGTTATTGTTATGGCTGACTGGTTGAAG ATTCGTGGTACCTTGAAAAGCTGGACCAAACTGTGGTGTGTACTGAAACCAGGAGTGTTGCTTCTTTACAAAACTCCCAAAAATGACCAGTGGGTAGGAACAGTGCTGCTGAACGTTTGTGAACTCATCGAGAGGCCTTCTAAAAAAGATGGCTTTTGTTTCAAACTTTTTCATCCTTTGGAGCAGACCATATGGGCTACAAAG GGTCCTAGAGGTGAAGCAGTTGGTGCTATAACTCTGCCATTGCCTGGCAGTTACTTGATCGTCCGAGCTGCTTCAGAATCAGATG GCAGGTGTTGGATGGATGCTTTGGAGCTGGCACTGAAATGTTCAAGTCTCCTTAAACGTACAATGATTAGGGAAGGTAAAGAACACGATTTGAACTCCTCAGCCGACAGTACTCATGTTTCTTTCTATGGTCTGCTTCGTGCTAACAACTTGCACAGTGGAGAAAACTTACC GTTAAATGACAGTGAAATTGACAGGCAACCCTTCAAAGATCAAGATACGTACTCTGACAAGTCTGATAAGGAAAATGACCACGACCACGAGGAATCTGAAAACGATGCGTTGGGGAAAAGTGAAGAAAGCGATAGTGACACATCAGAGCGACAGGATGATTCTTATGTTGATCCAGAACCAGCTGATGTCAGGGAAACTACTTACTTAGAACAGAGTCATGAAGAACTTGGGGAG gcaggagaggctgctcaGACAGAAGAAGtgtcagaagaaaacaaaagtttcaTCTGGACGCTATTGAAGCAAGTCCGGCCAGGAATGGACTTGTCCAAGGTTGTACTGCCTACGTTTATTTTGGAACCTCGCTCTTTCCTGGACAAGCTGTCTGATTACTACTACCATGCAGACTTCCTGTCTGA agctgctcttgaaGAGAATGCTTACAATCGTATGAAAAAAGTAGTGAAGTGGTATTTGTCAGGATTCTATAAAAAGCCAAAG GGACTAAAAAAGCCGTACAATCCTATACTTGGAGAGTTTTTCCGCTGCATGTGGATTCATCCAAGGACAAACAGCAAGACTTTTTATATTGCAGAACAG GTGTCACATCATCCTCCAATATCTGCCTTCTACGTTAGCAACCGCAAGGATGGTTTTTGCCTTAGTGGTAGCATTCTGGCCAAATCAAAATTCTATG GGAATTCACTATCTGCCATACTAGACGGAGAAGGACGGCTAACGTTTCTAAATAGGGGAGAAGATTATGTAATGACAATGCCATATGCCCATTGTAAAG GAATTCTTTATGGAACAATGACCTTAGAGCTTGGGGGAATAGTCAACATCACCTGTGAGAAAACTGGCTACAGTGCAACAATTGAATTCAAACTCAAG cctTTTTTGGGTAACAATGACAGTGTTAACCAAATATCAGGGAGAATTAAGCTTGGCAAAGAAGTTCTGGCTGTTTTAGAGGGCCATTGG GACAGTGAAGTTACTATTAGTGACAAGAAGACAGGTGTTTCAGAGACATTCTGGAACCCAACATCTGATATAAAGCAGCGTAGATTACATAGATACACTGTGAAGTTTGAAGAGCAAGATGACTTCGAGTCAGAGAA GCTTTGGCAGCAAGTGACAAAAGCAATAAACAATAAAGACCAAACAGAAGCTACTCAGGAGAAATATATTCTGGAAGAAGCTCAGAGAAAGAGTGCCAAAGAGAGGAAACTTAAGGGTGAAGCGTGGACATGCAAGCTGTTTGATCAGGATGCAGTCACAGGAGAATGGCACTACAAATATGCTGA TACAAGACCATGGGACCCTTTGAATGATATGATCCAGTTTGAAAAAGATGGCACAATCCAGACAAAAGTTCGACATCGGACACCAATG GTTACTGTTCCAAAAATCAAACGAAAGCCAGGCAGTCAGAAGATGGCAGAGTGTGGTTTCTCATCCCCAGAGCCTGATAACCAGGATTCCTCTGGGAGTGAAG CACAACTGAAGCATAATacaagaataaggaaaaaaggggCAGAACTTGGTGAACTACAGAGTGCCATTGAATCTATAAAGGAGACGCAGGAAGACATTAAGAG GGAGATCATGGCACTACGAAATAGAGTCATTTCTAATTCATCACCCTGGGACTACCATTCCCTGCAGTTTAAGCACTATGTCTTCATTGTACTCATGGTTCTGCTACAGCTTATCATTAATTTCTTGTTCAAATAA